One segment of Candidatus Pelagibacter ubique HTCC1062 DNA contains the following:
- the rsmH gene encoding 16S rRNA (cytosine(1402)-N(4))-methyltransferase RsmH: MIATIIPDVRNHYPVLLSEIISIITPQYGGTFIDCTFGQGGYTKRILNFPETKVIALDRDSESSIKAQELQNSFEDRLLFKNIKFSQLNNLKLKHENIKAVIFDLGYSLNQIKDPKKGLSFDSIGELNMKMGINEFSAKEAINQLDEKELTKIFKYFGDEADSKRIAHNIVEDRSKREITTEELVRIIESSKRKRNYKTHSATKIFQALRIFVNKEISELIYGLINAAKVVKKDGVIAVVTFHSLEDKIVKYFFKSLSENKSISRHMPKTEEKLNLFKSVIKKPIVPSDKEIRENPPSRSAKLRYVIKKEDFFDFETDILDKFKHLIDIENLSKKL, translated from the coding sequence ATGATAGCCACCATAATACCAGATGTGAGAAATCATTATCCGGTATTGCTAAGTGAAATAATTAGCATTATTACCCCTCAATATGGTGGCACATTTATTGACTGTACGTTTGGTCAAGGCGGATACACAAAAAGAATATTAAACTTTCCTGAAACAAAAGTAATTGCATTAGATAGAGATTCTGAGAGCTCTATAAAAGCTCAAGAACTTCAAAATAGTTTTGAGGATAGGCTATTATTTAAAAATATAAAATTCAGTCAATTAAACAATCTAAAGTTAAAACATGAAAATATAAAAGCTGTAATTTTTGATTTAGGGTATTCCTTGAACCAGATTAAAGACCCAAAAAAAGGTCTTTCATTCGATAGCATTGGTGAACTTAATATGAAAATGGGTATAAATGAATTTTCAGCAAAAGAAGCAATTAATCAATTAGATGAAAAAGAACTTACCAAAATATTTAAATATTTTGGGGATGAAGCAGACAGTAAAAGAATAGCACACAATATTGTTGAAGACAGATCTAAAAGAGAGATCACAACAGAAGAGCTAGTTAGGATTATAGAATCTTCGAAAAGAAAAAGAAATTATAAGACACATAGTGCAACTAAAATTTTCCAAGCATTAAGAATATTTGTAAATAAAGAAATTAGTGAACTAATTTATGGATTAATTAATGCTGCTAAAGTTGTTAAAAAGGATGGAGTTATTGCAGTTGTAACATTTCATTCTTTAGAAGATAAAATTGTTAAATACTTTTTTAAAAGTTTATCTGAAAATAAAAGCATCTCAAGACATATGCCAAAAACAGAAGAAAAATTAAATTTATTTAAATCTGTTATAAAAAAACCAATAGTACCAAGTGATAAAGAAATTAGAGAAAATCCACCTTCTAGATCAGCCAAGTTACGTTATGTAATTAAAAAAGAAGATTTTTTTGATTTTGAAACAGATATCTTGGATAAATTTAAACATTTAATTGACATTGAAAATTTGTCAAAAAAACTATGA
- a CDS encoding peptidoglycan D,D-transpeptidase FtsI family protein has protein sequence MEMNNKKNIILEEYENEFSYKKSKTNLDIQFNRIAFIFFVFLVISVIYSIQLLHLGSLKEENTKEFSTINKNYRADILDRNGNYLVKTVKSIDIGINPIEVIDKKKLLINLQLIFPDKNYEEITKKLEKNKFFYLEKKISSDNYEKIMLLGDKSIKSEEKLTRIYPQKNLFSHIIGQIDDDNKGISGLEKSFNEKLKQTNKPLKLTVDTDIQFLIREELVKFQSIFRSKGSTAILMNVNNGEIISMVSYPDFDLNKREKIVDLNFINRATKGVYELGSVFKTFTVAAGLEEGLIDTDTEFLNLEKKLQCGKSSISEYDNKIPSDLTVEQILIRSGNIGSVRIGQKLEIIKLKAFLEKIGILSKINFDIEEVGEPIPFKWGKCKLATVSFGHGITTTPLQLAKAYAIISNGGFAIEPSLIKKELKDPEKERRIIKAGISEKINPILRKIVNTKEGTAGLVNIEGYEVGGKTGTAQKTIVGGYSKAKVNTFAGIFPTSKPKYVLIVLLDEPKTSSDYVYEYKNKKGSYKGTPFNTAGWTSVEVAGKIIEKIGPILATKHIEN, from the coding sequence ATGGAAATGAATAATAAAAAGAATATTATTCTAGAAGAATATGAAAATGAATTTTCATATAAAAAAAGTAAAACTAATTTAGACATACAATTTAATAGAATAGCGTTTATTTTTTTTGTTTTTTTGGTGATTTCAGTAATTTATTCAATACAATTGCTTCATTTAGGCTCGTTAAAAGAAGAAAATACCAAGGAATTCTCAACTATAAATAAAAACTATAGAGCAGACATACTTGATAGAAATGGAAATTATTTAGTTAAAACAGTTAAGTCGATAGATATTGGTATTAACCCTATTGAAGTAATTGATAAAAAAAAACTATTAATTAATTTACAGTTAATATTCCCAGATAAAAACTATGAAGAGATTACTAAGAAGCTTGAAAAAAATAAATTCTTTTATTTGGAAAAAAAAATATCTTCTGACAATTATGAAAAAATTATGTTACTTGGAGATAAATCAATTAAGTCAGAAGAAAAATTAACTAGAATTTATCCTCAAAAAAATCTCTTTAGTCACATCATTGGTCAAATAGATGATGACAATAAAGGTATATCAGGACTTGAAAAATCCTTTAATGAAAAATTAAAACAAACAAATAAACCACTTAAATTAACAGTAGATACTGACATACAATTTTTAATTAGAGAAGAGTTAGTAAAGTTTCAATCTATATTTAGAAGTAAAGGTAGTACAGCAATTTTGATGAATGTTAATAATGGAGAAATTATATCTATGGTTTCATATCCAGATTTTGATCTAAATAAAAGAGAGAAGATAGTTGATCTCAACTTTATTAATAGAGCAACAAAAGGAGTGTATGAGCTGGGCTCGGTATTTAAAACTTTTACAGTAGCAGCTGGATTAGAGGAAGGCTTAATTGATACTGACACAGAATTTTTAAATTTAGAAAAAAAACTACAATGTGGAAAAAGTAGTATTTCTGAATATGACAATAAAATACCATCAGATCTTACTGTAGAACAAATTTTAATTAGGTCTGGAAATATAGGATCTGTAAGAATTGGACAAAAATTAGAAATTATTAAATTAAAAGCTTTTTTAGAAAAAATTGGAATCTTAAGTAAAATAAATTTTGACATAGAGGAGGTTGGAGAGCCTATTCCATTTAAGTGGGGAAAATGTAAACTTGCGACAGTGTCTTTTGGACATGGAATAACTACCACTCCATTACAATTAGCAAAAGCTTATGCAATAATTTCAAATGGTGGTTTTGCTATTGAGCCCAGCTTAATAAAAAAAGAATTAAAAGATCCTGAAAAAGAAAGAAGAATAATCAAAGCTGGTATTTCAGAGAAGATAAATCCAATACTTAGAAAAATTGTAAATACTAAAGAAGGTACAGCAGGACTTGTAAACATTGAAGGTTATGAAGTTGGTGGAAAAACAGGAACTGCTCAAAAAACAATAGTAGGAGGTTATTCTAAAGCAAAAGTAAATACATTTGCAGGTATTTTCCCCACTTCTAAACCTAAATATGTGCTGATAGTTCTACTTGATGAGCCAAAAACTTCATCAGACTACGTATATGAATATAAAAATAAAAAAGGTTCATATAAAGGAACCCCATTTAATACAGCAGGGTGGACATCTGTTGAAGTAGCTGGAAAAATCATAGAAAAAATTGGGCCTATTTTGGCCACAAAACATATAGAAAATTAA
- the ftsZ gene encoding cell division protein FtsZ: MTINFKSPEIKELQPRLLVVGVGGAGGNALNEMIDNGLQGVEFIAVNTDAQDLKLSKAKARIQIGLSLTKGLGAGAKHDIGQAAADESLNEIVNTLQGANMVFITAGMGGGTGTGAAHVIARAAKELNILTVGVVTLPFLYEGPSRMRRAQVGLEELRKHVDTIIVIPNQNLFKVANEQTTFEESFNLSNNVLMQGVQSVTDLMVRPGIVNLDFADVETVMASMGKAMMGTGEAEGEGRAAKAADMAISNPLIDDYTLKGAKGLLVNITGGKDLKLFEVDEVVNKIRAEVDPEAEVIIGAITSGDLDGKIRVSIVATALDGQQPESKSVINMVHRIQNRNPGYSDFNSASSAQSFNFSPTMTSPISHGANALKLENEIIAEPVTNTTSSEMMNEQTVSNQEVESIVENNQSNDYEQSFSEEALTTAKPEENSPMEEEHVSNGLENFGVEGEDAPDLFSSDSATSETEGFLSTETSENTSEDDDLEIPAFLRRQKN; this comes from the coding sequence ATGACAATTAACTTTAAATCACCAGAAATAAAAGAATTACAACCAAGATTATTAGTAGTGGGAGTTGGCGGAGCAGGTGGAAATGCACTTAATGAAATGATTGATAATGGACTTCAAGGAGTAGAGTTCATAGCAGTAAATACAGATGCTCAAGATTTAAAGTTAAGTAAAGCTAAAGCAAGAATTCAAATTGGCCTAAGTTTAACAAAAGGTTTAGGTGCTGGAGCAAAACATGACATTGGTCAAGCAGCTGCAGATGAATCTTTAAATGAAATTGTAAATACTCTTCAGGGTGCAAACATGGTTTTTATAACTGCTGGTATGGGTGGTGGAACTGGCACAGGTGCTGCACACGTTATTGCAAGAGCTGCTAAAGAATTAAATATTTTAACAGTAGGTGTTGTAACACTTCCTTTTTTATATGAAGGGCCATCAAGAATGAGAAGAGCTCAGGTAGGCCTAGAAGAATTAAGAAAACATGTGGATACAATTATTGTAATTCCAAATCAAAACCTATTTAAGGTTGCAAATGAACAAACTACATTTGAAGAATCTTTTAATCTTTCAAATAATGTTTTAATGCAAGGTGTACAGAGTGTGACCGATCTTATGGTTAGACCAGGTATAGTTAATCTAGATTTTGCTGATGTTGAAACTGTAATGGCTTCAATGGGTAAAGCAATGATGGGAACTGGTGAAGCTGAAGGAGAAGGTAGAGCAGCTAAAGCAGCAGACATGGCAATTAGCAACCCATTGATTGATGATTATACGTTAAAAGGTGCGAAAGGATTACTAGTAAATATTACCGGTGGTAAGGATCTTAAACTTTTTGAGGTTGATGAAGTGGTTAATAAAATAAGAGCTGAAGTAGATCCTGAAGCAGAGGTGATTATTGGTGCTATTACATCTGGCGACCTTGATGGAAAAATTAGAGTATCAATAGTTGCAACGGCACTAGATGGACAACAACCAGAAAGTAAATCTGTAATCAATATGGTTCACAGAATACAAAATAGAAATCCTGGTTATTCAGATTTTAACAGTGCTAGTTCTGCTCAATCGTTTAATTTTTCACCTACAATGACTAGCCCTATTTCTCATGGAGCAAATGCATTAAAGTTAGAAAATGAAATAATTGCAGAACCAGTTACAAATACTACATCATCAGAAATGATGAATGAGCAAACTGTTAGCAATCAAGAAGTTGAAAGTATTGTTGAAAACAATCAATCAAATGATTATGAGCAATCTTTTTCAGAGGAGGCACTTACAACTGCAAAGCCTGAAGAAAATAGCCCAATGGAGGAGGAGCATGTTTCTAATGGACTTGAAAACTTTGGTGTAGAAGGTGAAGACGCGCCAGATCTATTTAGTTCGGATAGTGCAACTTCAGAGACAGAAGGATTTTTATCAACTGAAACTTCGGAAAATACCTCAGAAGATGATGATCTAGAAATTCCAGCATTTTTAAGAAGACAAAAGAATTAA
- the mraZ gene encoding division/cell wall cluster transcriptional repressor MraZ, which translates to MFLSTYENKIDKKGRVSVPASFRSHLSNLGYNGVICYPSFNNQSIEACSQDRIEKLSASIDSLSPFEEKRDYFATSILSESMNLQFDSEGRISLSTKLLKHAKIKNSMLFVGQGQTFQIWEPAAFEKFKINARKKANLNRASLKWEKHFNNNEGK; encoded by the coding sequence ATGTTTTTATCTACTTACGAGAACAAAATAGACAAAAAGGGAAGGGTATCTGTGCCTGCTAGTTTTAGATCTCACCTTTCTAACTTAGGATACAATGGTGTTATCTGTTATCCCTCATTTAATAATCAGTCTATAGAAGCTTGCTCACAAGATAGAATTGAAAAACTTTCTGCAAGTATAGATTCATTAAGTCCATTTGAAGAAAAAAGAGATTATTTTGCAACATCAATTTTATCTGAGAGTATGAATTTACAATTTGATAGTGAAGGTAGAATTTCATTATCAACAAAATTATTAAAACATGCAAAAATAAAAAATAGCATGTTGTTTGTTGGTCAAGGTCAAACATTCCAAATATGGGAACCAGCAGCATTTGAAAAATTTAAGATCAACGCAAGAAAAAAAGCAAATCTAAATCGTGCAAGTCTTAAATGGGAAAAACATTTTAATAACAATGAGGGGAAATAA